Part of the Natronolimnobius sp. AArcel1 genome is shown below.
GCCAAAGTCCTCGAGTACAACGACACGATGACCCAACAGCAGATTGCAGACGAGACGCTGCTTCCCTCCCGCACCGTCCGCTACGCGCTGAACCGTCTCGAGGAAGAGAACGTAATCGACTCCCGGTTTTCGTTCTCGGATGCGCGAAAGCGCCTGTACACGCTCGATATCGAATCGTAATCGCAATCGCGTTTCTCCGCGCTCGCTTTCGGTTCTCCTCTCTACATTTCCGTTTTCGCTCGATCACGAGCGACACTGCAAACGTATCAGATTCACTTTCACTCCGGTCGCGGAACCCCTTTAGGCCCGACCCGCCAATGACCAGCAATGACGCGGGTTATCCACACGGGCGATACCCACATCGGGTACCAACAGTACAATTCGCCCGCGAGACGAGACGACTTTCTCGCAGCCTTCCGGCAGGTCGCCGAAGACGCCGTCGCAGACGATGTCGACGCCGTCGTCCACGCAGGCGACCTCTTTCACGACCGCCGGCCAGGACTGGTCGATCTCCAGGGCACCGTCGAGATTCTACGAACGCTCGAGGAAGCCGACATTCCTTTCCTCGCTGTCGTCGGCAACCACGAGGGCAAACGCGACGCCCAGTGGCTCGATCTCTTTGCTGATCTCGGCCTTGCAACGCGGCTTGGCCCACAACCCGAGGTCGTGGGCGACGTTGCACTCTATGGCCTCGATTTCGTCCCCCGCTCGAGACGCGAGGACCTCGAGTACGAGTTTGGGCCGGTTCCCGACGCAGCGGACCACGCGACGCTCGTCAGTCACGGGCTGTTCGAACCCTTCGCACACGCGGACTGGGATACTGCCCGGCTCCTTTCGGAGTCGACGGTCGAGTTCGACGTCGTGTTGCTCGGAGACAACCACAAACCGGACACTGCGGAGGTCCAAGACACCTGGGTCACCTACTGCGGGTCGACCGAGCGCGCGAGCGCTAGCGAGCGCGAGGATCGAGGCTACAACCTTGTCACCTTCGAGACTGACAGCGACGCGGACGACGCAGTCGCCATCAGCCGCCGCGCACTCACTGCCACCCGCGACTTCGAGTTCGTCGACGTCGACCTCGAGGAGGGGGAGGGAATCGACCGCGTCCAAGAGCGCGTTCGTGAGTACGACGTCGAAGATTCGGTTGTGATCGTCACGATCGAAGGCGACGGCAAGCCCGTTACACCCGCCGCAGTCGAGGAACTGGCAATCGATCGCGGCGCACTCGTTGCCCGCGTCAACGACCGACGCGACCTTCCCGACGAGGACGACGAGGTTTCAGTGAGCTTTGCAAACCCCGACGAGGCTGTCCGCGAGCGAGTTCGCGAGTTAGGACTTAGTAACGCCGCCCTCGAGATCGACAAAACGGTCCGTGATGACGACCTCGTCGACTCGAACGTCCGCGAGTCTGTCGAACGCCGCGTCCGAGAGTTGCTCGAGGACGATCAGTCTGCGTTCGACCCCGCGCCAGCGCGAACTCCGGATGACGAGGACGTGACGACAGTGGCAGACCAGCTTTCGGGCACCGAGTCCAACGCGACAGAACCCGAGCCGGCTGAAACAGCCGCCGAAGCCGAGCCAGAATCAGCGCCAGCCGCTGAGCCTACACCAGACCAAGACGATGTGACCACAGACGAGCGCGACTCCAGTGCAGCGGAAGCAGCGAGCGAGAACGTCGAACGTGCAGACGCAGAACAATCACAGCCGACTGACGAAGACGCCTCACTGGGTGATTTCGCATGAGAGTTGACCGCGTCCGCCTGCGGAACTTCAAGTGCTACGGCGACGCCGACCTCACCCTCGAGCGCGGTGTCACCGTCGTCCACGGCGTCAACGGCAGCGGCAAATCAACACTGCTCGAGGCGACCTTCTTCGCCCTGTATGGTTCGAAAGCCCTCGATGAGCGCACGCTTGATGACGTGATTACGACCGGCGAAGAAGAGACCGAGATCGAACTCTGGTTTACTCACGATGGGCGTGACTACCATATTGAGCGCCAGCTCAAACTGCGTGGCGACCGCGCGACGACGACGAAGTGCATCCTCGAGACGCCCGCAGAAACGATTGAAGGGGCACGCGATGTGCGCCGTGAGGTGACCGAACTGCTGCGCATGGATGCCGAGGCGTTCGTCAACTGTGCCTATGTCCGCCAGGGCGAGGTCAACAAGCTCATTCACGCCTCGCCAAGCGATCGCCAGGATATGATCGACGACCTCCTGCAACTGGGCGCACTCGAGGACTACCGTGAGCGAGCCAGCGACGCCCGCCTCGGGGTCAAATCCGTCCTCGACGGCCAGCGAGAGGTGCTCGAGGACGTTCGATCCCAGGTCGAGCGCAAGGAAGACAAAGACCTCCACGAGCGACTGAACGGCCTCGAGTCCCGGCGCACAGATATCACGAGTGAGATCGACCGGTTCGAAACCCAGCGCGACCAAGCCCGAGAAACGCTCGAGACTGCCGAAGACGTCCTCGAGCGCCACGACGAAACCCGCGACGAAATTGTAGAACTCGAAGAGGAGATTATCGACCTGCGGGGGAAAATCTCCGAAACCGAAGGGCAACGCGAGGACGCCAAAGACCGGATTCGCGACCTCGAGTCTGAACGCGAAGCGCTTGCTGAGGAACGCGAGGACGTACTCGAAACGGTCGACCTCGAGGGCGAGTCTGTCGATGCTCGTATCGAAGATCTTGAGGCGCGCGACGACGACTGTCGTGACGAGTTAGAGGAGGTCCGCGTCGCGATTACGGAAACCAACGGCGAGATCGAACGCCTGCGCGAGGAGGCAGACACGCTCGAGGAGCAAGCCGAAGATGCCCGCACGGAAGCAGCGAGTCTCAGCGAGCGAATCGAAGCCGACGAAGCGACGATTACAGATCGTGAGGAGAACATCGACGACCTGGCAGACGAAATTGCGACAGCACGCGAGCAATTCGAGGACGCCCCGGTCGCGTTCGGCGACGCCGCTTCGCACCTTGAAGACCTCGAGAACGACCGCGAGGCAGTGGTCAAGTCGATCAACGATGTGACCGCAGCGCGGAAAACTGTCGAACACGCCATCGAAGAGGGCGAACGCCTGCTCGAGGAGGGCAAGTGCCCGGAGTGTGGACAGCCCGTTGAGGACTCACCACATGTAGACGTCCTCGAGGAAAAACGAGCGGAACTCGCCACACACCGCGAGCGACTCGAGGAACTCGAGGCCGACTGCGAAGACATAGACGAGCGGATCGAGCGCGCCGAGGCTCTCCGCGAAGCCGAGCGCCAGGTCGACCGACTCGAGGAAAACCGTGAGAATATCGAGCAGTTACTTGCAGAGAAACGTGACGCCCTCGCCGACCGGCGTGACCAGCGCGAGTCGCTGCTGGCCGATGCCGAAACGCACGACGAACGTGCTGCCGAAAAGCGCGCCGAAGCGGACGAATTGGAAGACACCGTTGAGGACAAACGCACCGAACTCGGGACGATAAACGGCGAGCGAAGCGAGATCAAAGCCACCCTCGAGTCACTCACACGCGTATCAGAGATCGACGACGAGCGCACCGACCTCGAGGGTGAGATCGAAACGCTGCGCGAGCGCCGACAGAACTGGCAGCAACTCAACGATGAGCGCCGTGAGACGCTCTCGAGCAAACGTGAGCGAAAGCGTGACCTCGAGTCCGAATTTGATGAGAGCCGTGTCGAGACTGCCCGCGAGGACAAACAAAACGCCGAAAGCTATCTCGAGCAGGTCGACGCAAAACTCGAGGAGTTAGACGAACAGCGCACTGAAATCCAAAACGCTATCGGCGCGGTCGAAAACGAACTCGAGGAACTTGAGCGCTTGCGCGAGCGCCTCGAGGAACTCGAGGATCGCGCTCAGCAACTCGAGTCGCTCTATACCGAAGCAGAGACGCTCCAGACGACCTACGGCGAGTTGCGCGCGGAACTGCGCCAGCGAAACGTCGAGACGCTCGAGCGACTGCTCAACGAGACGTTCGAACTGGTCTATCAGAACGACTCGTATGCATCGATCGAACTCGATGGCGACTACCGCCTGACGGTGTATCAAAAAGACGGCGAGACACTCGAGCCCGAACAGCTCTCGGGCGGCGAGCGCGCGCTGTTCAACCTGAGTCTGCGGTGTGCGATCTATCGCTTGCTCGCGGAAGGCGTCGAGGGAACTGCGCCAATGCCGCCACTCATTCTCGACGAGCCGACGGTCTTTCTCGATTCGGGCCACGTGACACAACTCGTCTCGCTGGTCGAATCGATGCGCAAACTGGGTGTCGAGCAGATTGTCGTCGTCAGCCACGACGAGGAACTCGTCGGCGCGGCCGACTCACTCATCCGCGTCGAAAAGGATGCCACGTCGAACCGTTCGCAACTCGAGCGCGGTGAACCGCCCGAAGCGGCGTTGCTCGCGACTGAGTAAGCTCTTCAGGTACTCGAGTCTGGCGCTGTCGCTATCACGATTTCGCACGCAGCGTGCACTGAAAACCGTCGTCTGTTATCCGTCCTGTACTGGGTGTGTGTTCGCGATGGTCGCCGTGAGCGAGTCGTCGTCAGTGGCCCCGCGATCGTCCTCGGCGGCTCGAATTGTGTCGAGCGCTGTCTGACACTCATCTGTGAGTCGATAGCCACGCTCGCCGCCGATCTCAGTTTCGGCAATAAGATCGGCCGACGAGAGGACGGTCAACCGACCGTGTAAGTCGCTCTCACAGCACGTATCGGCCTCTAAGAGCGCGCGGACTGACAGCGGACCGCGGGCGTCGAGTTCGAGGAGCAATCCCAGCGATGTCTCATCGTGGACGTTCGTCACGAGCGTGCGAACGGCTGGCGAGATTGTCTGGGCGATGGTTTCGAATGCGCTTTCGTTGACCGACTCGAGGCGGTCGTTCTGGACGTAACACTCGTTTCCAGTTTCTGGGTCGCGAACGAGGCTGGCCTGTGTAGACTGTTTGAGCAAGAGATACCGCTTTCCCGTATCGTCCTGGACGGTTTTCATGGTGAGTCTGGTTCGTCCGGTACCCCTTGTTCGGGGACCTCGCTTGAAGGCTTTTCGCCAGTGTCATCTGGGGTGGCCGTCGTCGCTGCGTCGACCTCGTCATCTGCCTGCTCGTGCGAGTGCTTATAGTTCCTGTATCGTCGGAAGCCAAAGCCGAACAGCACGACACCGATCAACAGCAACGGGACGCCATAATCGGTCGCCCCCTCGAAGATGAGAAAGAGCGCGCCAAGCGATACCGCCAACACGGCAGCGTTGATGATGAGCACGAGCGCGACGAACGTCTCGAGGAGATCATCGGAAACTTCCGAGAAGTCGACATCTTCGAATTTTGTTGTAACGTCAGTCTCCGGTTCGGTGGATTCCCCCTCGATAACGCCTGGAATGTCGAGCGTATCGAGTTCATTATCTGATTTAAGATCCGCAAAGAGCCCGGACCCGGCATCTTCCGTCTGTACTTTCGGAATCGACGGCCCGATGTCGTCGTCCGTTCCGTCGGCTGTCTCGGACTCTCGAGCGCCATCGTCGGACCGATCACGGCTCACAGTAGTTCTCTCGGAGAGCGCCAAGAAAAGGATTCGCGTTCGCCATGACGCGAGGTGTGCGAGGTGCTCTCGGGTGAGATAGCAGTGCCGATCGCAAAACCGTGCTGCGATCGGTATCTCGCTTAACTCGAGTACGTCGGTCGTTAGATAACGTCCTCGAGCGTTAGCGTCTGGGATGTTTCGACCCAGGCAAGGGGGTTTTCCGCGTCATAGAAGACCACACCATCGTCAATCTCATAGGATTCGATCGTTTCGACGCCTTCGGGTTCACTACTCGGTTCACGCCCGTCCGCCGTGTCATCAGATATACGGGTGGACAACGTCGATCACCTATCGCTATGGTATGTGTTACCACATTATATGTCTTGTTGCTCCCGCAAGGTTGGCGGGCTCTGGGTGGGACTACTGCTGGGGCAGGCCTACGCCGACTCGAACACGGATTGCAGGGGTTTTTATCCAGCCGTTTCCAACTGCGATATCATGACTGAGGCGGGCCAGAGTGGACTTTCAGAGTTCGGCGACACGGCCGAGGACGGGGACGCACACGACCGGCCGGACGAGGAAGCGATGCACGTCGCCGGCAACGGCGCCTCGAGCGCTGTGGAAGTCATCGACGTACTTGAGGAAACGCTTCCGGAACCCACGGGCGAACTCGAACTCGCCGTGATGCAGGTCGATTACACCATCGCGGGCTACGGCGATGAGGAACGACCGATCATGCACGTGTTCGGGCGCACCGCCGAGAACGAACTCGAGCACGTCCAAATCGTTGGCTTTCGGCCCTATTTCTATGCGCCGACGGAGACCCTCGAGCGCCCGCCCGAAGAGGAGTACGACCGCCTAACCGACAGCGAAACGGAAGATGCGAACGGCGACCCCTACGAGAGTATCCGTGGCGAGGACCTCACGAAGATTTTCGGCCAGACGCCTCGCGACGTCGGGCAGATTCGTGATGACTTCGAGCACTACGAAGCCGATATCCTGTTCCCGAACCGGTTTTTGATCGACAAAGACGTCCAAAGCGGTATTCGCGTCCCGGAACGACGCGCTGACGACGACTCGCTCGTCGTTCCCCACACCGAAGTTGAGTCCGTCGACGTGGACGCCGACCCGCGCGTCCTGACGTTCGATATCGAGGTCGAGGACCGCCACGGCTTCCCCGAAGACGGCGAGGAGCCGATTGTCTGTCTGACCAGCCACGACTCCTACCGCGACGAGTACGTCATGTGGGTCTGTGCGGCTGAGAAGGGCGACGGTGAGATCCCTGCCGAAATCACTGACTACGAGCCAATCGAGGGCGCAATTGAGCACGAGGTTCGCGCCTTCGACGCAGAAGAAGCCATGCTCGAGGCATTCGTCGACTATATCGCTGATCAAAATGAAGCAGATCCAGATGTTATCACTGGTTGGAACTGTCTTCCAGCAGATAGTGACGTTCTCATGGCGGACGGGACCGAGAAAGAGATACAGGATATCGAAATCGGTGATACAGTAGTTGGGTCTGAATCACAGCAATCGAGCATCGCAGAAGTAACGAACAAGTGGGAAAGTGAGAAGGAGATTCTCGAATTCACGTTAGCTGATGGTACTTCCCTCCGATCGTCAGCCGAGCATCGCATAATGGTTGGGGGCGACGATGCTGTAGACTGGAAGGGGGGAAGCGAAATCGAATCTGGAGATTACGTACTCAAGCCGCGGAGACTCTCCGTCGAAAAGACGGTTGTTCCCACCCTTTCGGAACTCATTCCAATAGAGAACCAACGGTACGCTGACAAACAGACGGTCTCCGAATTCAAGACGGATCTCCCATACGGTGCTGTCACCGAGTTGGCCGACGAATTCGATGTCTCGACCGGAACGTTACACCATCCTCACACGACCGTCTGGACGCCGAAACGCTGTCGAGGTGCAGCGAGCCAGTACGACGTTCCCGTTCCAGACGGTGGCGTCGAATATCGGGGAACAGGTGTTGATCTCGAACGAAAAATTACACCTGACGAACTCTACTACGCCGGGCTGATCCTCACGGACGGATCAATGTCGCCAGATGATGGCGTTCGATTCTACAACACTCGAGAGGAACTCCACCGACAATTCCCCGGCGAAAATCACTTACAACCGGACGGAAAGGGATGTTACAAACAGAACGTACTGGACTATGCGACGATGTATGCCTTTAACGGACTCGGTGTTCCGTTTGGGAATAAAAACGACGGTCCCGTCGATCTCTCGACAATTTACGAAATGCCGTCCGAATACATCGGTCGCTTCTTAGCGGGTGCTATCGATGGCGACGGAAATATTGCGCAAAGCGGGATCACAGTTGCCGCCGAGAACCGGTCGATCGGTAAGTGGTACGTGAAGCTATTCAAGCGCCTTGGGATCTACGCGCAGCAACGAGAGAACGTCGTTAGAATTCCCGATGCGAAACGCGACATCGATCGACTGAAGGACTGCGTTCTCCCGTATATGAGCCATTCCGAAAAGAAAGACGCCCTCACGGAATTCGAGGGCGGCAAGAGTGGTCAAACCGAGAACATCCCATACGCGTTGTTCGAAGCAGATGTCGGGTCTGACGCAAAGCGGATCGGTAACGACAAACATCGGCGCGGTATTAACCTTAAACGTCACGAGACACACTCTGAGGAGTGGGAAGAGTACGTCTTCGTTGAGGTAACGGACGTTTCGGTAACTGGCACTGAGACGACCTACGACATCGAAACGACGACGCACAACTTCATCGCTGAAGGGTGTCTGGTCCACAACTGCGATGATTTCGACGCACCATATCTCTTAGATCGACTCGAGGAGCTTCAGGGCCCACATCACGATTACAACCTCGAGATCGACCGCCTCTCCCGCGTCGATGAGGTCTGGCGCAGCAACTGGGGCGGTCCCGACATCAAAGGTCGCGTTGTCTTCGACTTGCTGTATGGCTATCAGCGGATGGTCTTCTCCGAACTCGATTCGTATCGCCTCGACGCTGTCGGCGAGTCCGAACTCGGCGTTGGGAAGGAGCGCTACACTGGCGATATCGGCGACCTCTGGGAGGACGATCCGACGCAACTGCTCGAGTACAACCTTCGGGACGTCGAACTCTGTGTCGAACTCGACCGCCAGCAGAACATCATCCCGTTCTGGGACGAGGTGCGTTCTTTCGTTGGCTGCAAACTCGAGGACGCCCCGACCCCGGGCGACGCGGTGGACATGTACGTCCTGCATCAGGCCTACGGCGAGTTTGCACTGCCCTCGAAGGGCCAGCAGGAGGCGGGTGAGGAGTACGAGGGCGGGGCCGTCTTCGAGCCGATTACGGGCGTCAAAGAGAACGTCACGGTGCTCGACCTGAAGTCACTGTACCCGATGTGTATGGTGACGATCAACGCCAGCCCGGAGACGAAGGTCGATCCCGACGAGTACGACGGGGAGACCTACGAAGCGCCCACGGGGACGCACTTCCAGAAAGAGACCGACGGCGTGAACCGGACGATGATCGAGGAACTGCTCGCCGAGCGCGAGGAGAAAAAGGCACTCCGAAACGAGCACGAACCCGGCTCACTCGAGTACGAGCAGTATGACCGCCAGCAAGGAGCTGTCAAGGTAATTATGAATTCTTTGTATGGTGTGTCAGGGTGGGAACAATTTCGATTATATGATAAAGAAGCAGCGTCCGCAATCACCGCGACCGGCCGCGACGTCATCGAGTTCACCGAAACGGCAGCGAACGAGTTGGACTACACCGTTGCCTACGGCGACACCGACTCGGTTATGCTCGAGCTTGGTCAAGACGTTCCCAAAGACGACGCCCTCGAGCAATCGTTCGATATTGAGGAGTACATTAACGGGCGCTACGACGACTTCGCGCGCGAAGACCTGAACGCCGAGGAACACCGCTTCCAGATCGAGTTCGAGAAACTCTACCGGCGCTTTTTCCAGGCCGGCAAGAAAAAGCGCTACGCTGGCCACATCACCTGGAAGGAGGGCAAAGACGTCGACACCATCGACATCGTCGGCTTCGAGTACCAGCGCTCGGACATCGCGCCGATCACCAAGGAAGTCCAGCACAAGGTCATCGAGATGGTTGTCAGAGACGGCGACATCGAGGGAACGAAGGAGTACGTCAACGGCGTCATCGAAGATGTGCGAACGGGCGATATTAGCCTCGAGAACATTGCCATCCCCGGCGGCATCGGCAAGCGATTGGACAACTACGACACCGACACGGCTCAGGTTCGGGGTGCGAAGTACGCGAATCTCTTGCTTGGGACGAACTTCCAGCGCGGGAGCAAGCCCAAACGGCTCTACCTCGAGCGCGTCGATCCTGCCTTCTTCCGACATATGGAGGACGAAGAGGGGCTCAACCCACAGCATGATCACCTCTATGGTGCGTTCAAACGCGATCCCGACGTGATCTGTTTCGAGTACGACGACCAGATTCCAGACGAGTTCGAAGTCGACTACGACACCATGCTCGAGAAAACGCTCAAGGGCCCAATCGAGCGCATTCTCGAGGCACTCGGGGTCTCGTGGGACGAAGTGAAAAGCGGACAGGAACAAACAGGCCTCGGCAACTTCATGTGAGCATTTGGTGGGGCGAAATTACGTTCCACATTCATCCGTGCGGCTCTGTCGAACACGTTCGGGCACACATACAATCGTCTCCCGCTCCGAATTCGATTTTCGCTTTCGAAAACTTATTTTGCTCTTGTGAGACCGTATCCAATTGGATACGAAACCGTTATCAGGCCAACGACCTACCGTTCACACGACAGAGTACTATGGCACGTCTCGAACTACGCAACCTGCACGCAGAAGTGGCGGAGGGCGACGAGAAGATTCTCGAGGGTGTTTCCCTTGAGGTCGAATCAGGCGAAATTCACGCTCTGATGGGACCAAACGGTTCCGGGAAGTCGACGACGGCCAAGGTCATCGCTGGCCACCCGGCCTACGAGGTTACCGACGGTGAGGTACTAGTTCACCTCGAGGACGACGAGTTCGGTGCGGACATCGAAATCGACGAAGACCAGCGCACCTGGAACCTGCTCGACCTCGAGCCGAACGAGCGCGCGGCACTCGGTATTTTCCTCGCGTTCCAGTACCCAGCCGAGATTGAGGGCGTCACGATGACGAACTTCCTGCGCACGGCACTCAACGCCAAAATCGAAGAGCGCGAAGAGCTGTTCGAGGACGATGAGGGTGTTGAGGAAGACGACGAAGACGACGGCTTCGAGACCTCGCCGATGGAAGGTCCGGCAGACGACGGCGAAGTCGGCGTTGCCGAGTTCCAGCAGATCCTTCAGGAGAAAATGGAACAGTTGGACATGGACGAAAAGTTCGCCCAGCGCTATCTCAACGCTGGCTTCTCCGGTGGGGAGAAAAAGCAGAACGAAGTGCTGCAGGCAGCCATCCTCGAGCCGTCGGTCGCCGTTCTCGACGAGATCGACTCCGGGCTCGACATTGACCGACTGCAGGACGTTTCGAACGGCATCAACGCACTGCGCGACGAGCAGGGCACCGGTGTCCTCCAGATTACGCACTACCAGCGCATCCTTGATTACGTCGAGCCGGATCACGTCCACGTCATGCTCGACGGTCAGATCGCCAAAAGCGGCGGCCCAGAACTCGCTGAAGAACTCGAGGACAAGGGATACGATTGGGTCCGCGACGAGGTCTACGGCACCGCGTAACCGAATTCGGCTAGAACAACGGTAATAACCCTACAGCCGTAACCATATACACAATCAAATTATGAGTTCCGAACAAGATCACCTCAAAGAAACTGACACTGAAGCGCGGTTCGAGTTCAAAAAGGAAGAACGCTCGGCCGTCAAGTCGGATAAGGGCCTCACCGAAGAGGTCGTCCGACTGATCAGCGAAGACAAAGACGAGCCAGACTGGATGCTCGAGCGACGCCTCCGCGCGCTCAAGCAGTACCACAACATGCCGATGCCGACCGACTGGCCTGGCCAGCCGGACCTCACCGAACTCGATATCGAAGAGATCGTCCCGTATATCCGCCCGGATGTCGACAAGCGCGAAGGCGTCGACGATTGGACGGAGCTGCCTGACGAGATCAAAGACACGTTCGACAAACTGGGTATTCCAGAAGCCGAAAAGAACGCCCTCTCGGGCGTCGGCGCCCAGTACGAGTCTGAGGTCGTCTATCAGAACATGCAAGAGCAGTGGGAAGAGAAGGGCGTGGTCTTCATGAACATGGACCGCGCGGTCAAAGAGCACCCAGAGCTCGTCAAAGAGTACTTCATGACGACCTGTGTCCCGCCAAGCGACAACAAGTTCGCCGCACTCCACGGTGCTGTCTGGTCCGGTGGGTCGTTCGTCTACGTCCCCGAAGACGTCACCGTCGAGATGCCAGTGCAGGCGTACTTCCGGATGAACTCGGAAGGGATGGGCCAGTTCGAGCACACGCTCATCGTCGCCGAAGCAGGCTCGGAAGTCCACTACATCGAGGGCTGTTCCGCACCGAAATACGGTGCCCACAACCTCCACTCGGGCTGTGTCGAGGTCTTCGTCGACGAAGACGCCCACGTTCAGTACTCGACCGTCCAGAACTGGTCGAAGAACACGTTCAACCTGAACACCAAGCGCGCCATCTGTGAAGCAAACGGCACGATGGAGTGGGTCTCGGGCTCGATGGGCTCGAAGGCCACCATGCTCTATCCGTGTACGATCCTCAAGGGTCGCGGCGCGACTGACACCCACATCACCATCGCCTTCGCGGGCGAGGGACAGAACATCGACACCGGCGCGAAAGTCTACCACAACGCGCCCGAGACGAGTTCGACCATCGAGTCGAAATCGATCTCGAAAGACGGCGGCCGCACCAACTACCGCGGCCTCGTCCACATCGCCGACGGTGCCGAGAACTCCTCCACTGCAGTGGAGTGTGACGCCCTGATGTTCGACAACGAATCCACCTCGGACACCATGCCGTACATGGAAATCGAGGAGTCGAAAGTCGACGTTGCCCACGAGGCGACCGTCGGCAAGATCGGCGACGAGGACATCTTCTATCTCCAATCGCGCGGACTTGAC
Proteins encoded:
- a CDS encoding helix-turn-helix domain-containing protein gives rise to the protein MSASESIRQDADDRGSWDDVRELPPSAKLVAKVLEYNDTMTQQQIADETLLPSRTVRYALNRLEEENVIDSRFSFSDARKRLYTLDIES
- the mre11 gene encoding DNA double-strand break repair protein Mre11; this encodes MTRVIHTGDTHIGYQQYNSPARRDDFLAAFRQVAEDAVADDVDAVVHAGDLFHDRRPGLVDLQGTVEILRTLEEADIPFLAVVGNHEGKRDAQWLDLFADLGLATRLGPQPEVVGDVALYGLDFVPRSRREDLEYEFGPVPDAADHATLVSHGLFEPFAHADWDTARLLSESTVEFDVVLLGDNHKPDTAEVQDTWVTYCGSTERASASEREDRGYNLVTFETDSDADDAVAISRRALTATRDFEFVDVDLEEGEGIDRVQERVREYDVEDSVVIVTIEGDGKPVTPAAVEELAIDRGALVARVNDRRDLPDEDDEVSVSFANPDEAVRERVRELGLSNAALEIDKTVRDDDLVDSNVRESVERRVRELLEDDQSAFDPAPARTPDDEDVTTVADQLSGTESNATEPEPAETAAEAEPESAPAAEPTPDQDDVTTDERDSSAAEAASENVERADAEQSQPTDEDASLGDFA
- the rad50 gene encoding DNA double-strand break repair ATPase Rad50 codes for the protein MRVDRVRLRNFKCYGDADLTLERGVTVVHGVNGSGKSTLLEATFFALYGSKALDERTLDDVITTGEEETEIELWFTHDGRDYHIERQLKLRGDRATTTKCILETPAETIEGARDVRREVTELLRMDAEAFVNCAYVRQGEVNKLIHASPSDRQDMIDDLLQLGALEDYRERASDARLGVKSVLDGQREVLEDVRSQVERKEDKDLHERLNGLESRRTDITSEIDRFETQRDQARETLETAEDVLERHDETRDEIVELEEEIIDLRGKISETEGQREDAKDRIRDLESEREALAEEREDVLETVDLEGESVDARIEDLEARDDDCRDELEEVRVAITETNGEIERLREEADTLEEQAEDARTEAASLSERIEADEATITDREENIDDLADEIATAREQFEDAPVAFGDAASHLEDLENDREAVVKSINDVTAARKTVEHAIEEGERLLEEGKCPECGQPVEDSPHVDVLEEKRAELATHRERLEELEADCEDIDERIERAEALREAERQVDRLEENRENIEQLLAEKRDALADRRDQRESLLADAETHDERAAEKRAEADELEDTVEDKRTELGTINGERSEIKATLESLTRVSEIDDERTDLEGEIETLRERRQNWQQLNDERRETLSSKRERKRDLESEFDESRVETAREDKQNAESYLEQVDAKLEELDEQRTEIQNAIGAVENELEELERLRERLEELEDRAQQLESLYTEAETLQTTYGELRAELRQRNVETLERLLNETFELVYQNDSYASIELDGDYRLTVYQKDGETLEPEQLSGGERALFNLSLRCAIYRLLAEGVEGTAPMPPLILDEPTVFLDSGHVTQLVSLVESMRKLGVEQIVVVSHDEELVGAADSLIRVEKDATSNRSQLERGEPPEAALLATE
- a CDS encoding DNA polymerase domain-containing protein, which gives rise to MTEAGQSGLSEFGDTAEDGDAHDRPDEEAMHVAGNGASSAVEVIDVLEETLPEPTGELELAVMQVDYTIAGYGDEERPIMHVFGRTAENELEHVQIVGFRPYFYAPTETLERPPEEEYDRLTDSETEDANGDPYESIRGEDLTKIFGQTPRDVGQIRDDFEHYEADILFPNRFLIDKDVQSGIRVPERRADDDSLVVPHTEVESVDVDADPRVLTFDIEVEDRHGFPEDGEEPIVCLTSHDSYRDEYVMWVCAAEKGDGEIPAEITDYEPIEGAIEHEVRAFDAEEAMLEAFVDYIADQNEADPDVITGWNCLPADSDVLMADGTEKEIQDIEIGDTVVGSESQQSSIAEVTNKWESEKEILEFTLADGTSLRSSAEHRIMVGGDDAVDWKGGSEIESGDYVLKPRRLSVEKTVVPTLSELIPIENQRYADKQTVSEFKTDLPYGAVTELADEFDVSTGTLHHPHTTVWTPKRCRGAASQYDVPVPDGGVEYRGTGVDLERKITPDELYYAGLILTDGSMSPDDGVRFYNTREELHRQFPGENHLQPDGKGCYKQNVLDYATMYAFNGLGVPFGNKNDGPVDLSTIYEMPSEYIGRFLAGAIDGDGNIAQSGITVAAENRSIGKWYVKLFKRLGIYAQQRENVVRIPDAKRDIDRLKDCVLPYMSHSEKKDALTEFEGGKSGQTENIPYALFEADVGSDAKRIGNDKHRRGINLKRHETHSEEWEEYVFVEVTDVSVTGTETTYDIETTTHNFIAEGCLVHNCDDFDAPYLLDRLEELQGPHHDYNLEIDRLSRVDEVWRSNWGGPDIKGRVVFDLLYGYQRMVFSELDSYRLDAVGESELGVGKERYTGDIGDLWEDDPTQLLEYNLRDVELCVELDRQQNIIPFWDEVRSFVGCKLEDAPTPGDAVDMYVLHQAYGEFALPSKGQQEAGEEYEGGAVFEPITGVKENVTVLDLKSLYPMCMVTINASPETKVDPDEYDGETYEAPTGTHFQKETDGVNRTMIEELLAEREEKKALRNEHEPGSLEYEQYDRQQGAVKVIMNSLYGVSGWEQFRLYDKEAASAITATGRDVIEFTETAANELDYTVAYGDTDSVMLELGQDVPKDDALEQSFDIEEYINGRYDDFAREDLNAEEHRFQIEFEKLYRRFFQAGKKKRYAGHITWKEGKDVDTIDIVGFEYQRSDIAPITKEVQHKVIEMVVRDGDIEGTKEYVNGVIEDVRTGDISLENIAIPGGIGKRLDNYDTDTAQVRGAKYANLLLGTNFQRGSKPKRLYLERVDPAFFRHMEDEEGLNPQHDHLYGAFKRDPDVICFEYDDQIPDEFEVDYDTMLEKTLKGPIERILEALGVSWDEVKSGQEQTGLGNFM
- a CDS encoding ABC transporter ATP-binding protein — encoded protein: MARLELRNLHAEVAEGDEKILEGVSLEVESGEIHALMGPNGSGKSTTAKVIAGHPAYEVTDGEVLVHLEDDEFGADIEIDEDQRTWNLLDLEPNERAALGIFLAFQYPAEIEGVTMTNFLRTALNAKIEEREELFEDDEGVEEDDEDDGFETSPMEGPADDGEVGVAEFQQILQEKMEQLDMDEKFAQRYLNAGFSGGEKKQNEVLQAAILEPSVAVLDEIDSGLDIDRLQDVSNGINALRDEQGTGVLQITHYQRILDYVEPDHVHVMLDGQIAKSGGPELAEELEDKGYDWVRDEVYGTA